A stretch of the Lolium perenne isolate Kyuss_39 chromosome 3, Kyuss_2.0, whole genome shotgun sequence genome encodes the following:
- the LOC127325813 gene encoding protein NRT1/ PTR FAMILY 8.2 — translation MGEVAPELYTQDGTVDIKGNPALKENTGNWRACPYILANECCERLAYYGMSTNLVNFMKDRMGMANAVAANNVTNWSGTCYITPLIGAFLADAYLGRFWTIASFMIIYIIGLALLTMATSVPGLIPFCADKGVCDPTAGQSAAVFVALYLIALGTGGIKPCVSSFGADQFDEHDDKERKSKSSFFNWFYFSINIGALVASSVLVYVQTHVGWGWGFGIPAVVMAIAVGSFFVGTPLYRHQRPGGSPLTRIAQVLVAATRKWRVPVSGDALYETVDKESGIEGSRKLEHTEQFRFLDKAAVVVDTPADRMASSSPWRLCTVTQVEELKSVVRLLPIWASGIVFATVYGQMSTMFVLQGNTLDASMGPHFAIPAASLSIFDTLSVIAWVPVYDQILVPAVRSFTGRPRGFTQLQRMGIGLVVSMFAMLAAGVLELVRLRSIATHRLYAKDDIVPISIFWQVPQYFIIGAAEVFTFVGQLEFFYDQAPDAMRSMCSALSLTTVALGNYLSTLLVTVVAKITTRGGKEGWIPDNLNVGHLDYFFWLLAGLSLANFAVYLLIASWYTYKKTAEYPPPDAVKGSASADGHQYPHAVKGSSAGVHDE, via the exons ATGGGGGAGGTCGCACCTGAGCTGTACACCCAGGATGGCACCGTGGACATCAAGGGTAACCCGGCCCTCAAGGAGAACACCGGAAACTGGCGCGCCTGCCCCTACATCCTCG CGAACGAATGCTGCGAGCGGCTGGCGTACTACGGCATGAGCACCAACCTGGTGAACTTCATGAAGGACCGGATGGGCATGGCCAACGCCGTGGCCGCCAACAACGTCACAAACTGGTCGGGCACCTGCTACATCACGCCCCTCATCGGCGCCTTCCTCGCCGATGCCTACCTCGGCCGCTTCTGGACCATCGCCTCCTTCATGATCATCTACATCATCGGCCTCGCCCTGCTCACCATGGCCACCTCCGTGCCAGGCCTCATCCCCTTCTGCGCCGACAAGGGGGTCTGCGACCCGACGGCGGGGCAGTCCGCGGCTGTGTTCGTCGCGCTCTATCTCATCGCGCTCGGCACGGGTGGCATCAAGCCCTGCGTGTCCTCGTTCGGGGCCGACCAGTTCGATGAGCACGATGACAAGGAGCGCAAGAGCAAGAGCTCCTTCTTTAACTGGTTCTACTTCTCAATCAACATCGGCGCGCTGGTGGCGTCGTCGGTGCTGGTGTACGTGCAGACGCACGTCGGCTGGGGCTGGGGCTTCGGCATCCCAGCGGTTGTCATGGCGATCGCCGTGGGCAGCTTCTTCGTCGGCACGCCACTGTACCGCCACCAGCGCCCCGGTGGCAGCCCGCTGACGCGCATCGCGCAGGTGCTCGTCGCCGCCACGCGCAAGTGGCGCGTGCCCGTGTCCGGCGACGCGCTCTACGAGACCGTTGACAAGGAGTCCGGCATCGAGGGCAGCCGCAAGCTGGAGCACACCGAGCAGTTCCGGTTCCTCGACAAGGCGGCGGTGGTTGTGGATACCCCCGCAGACCGAATGGCGAGTTCGTCGCCGTGGCGGCTGTGCACGGTGACGCAGGTGGAGGAGCTCAAGAGCGTGGTGCGGCTGCTGCCCATCTGGGCGAGCGGCATCGTCTTCGCCACCGTGTACGGCCAGATGAGCACCATGTTCGTGCTCCAGGGAAACACCCTCGACGCCTCCATGGGGCCCCACTTCGCCATCCCCGCCGCGTCCCTCTCCATCTTCGACACCCTCAGCGTCATCGCCTGGGTGCCCGTCTACGACCAGATCCTAGTCCCCGCCGTGCGCTCCTTCACCGGCCGCCCACGCGGCTTCACGCAGCTCCAGCGCATGGGCATCGGCCTCGTCGTCTCCATGTTCGCCATGCTCGCCGCGGGGGTCCTCGAGCTCGTCCGCCTCCGCTCCATCGCCACGCACCGCCTCTACGCCAAGGACGACATCGTGCCCATCTCCATCTTCTGGCAGGTGCCGCAGTACTTCATCATCGGCGCCGCCGAGGTCTTCACCTTCGTGGGGCAGCTCGAGTTCTTCTACGACCAGGCGCCCGACGCCATGAGGAGCATGTGCTCCGCGCTCTCCCTCACCACCGTCGCCCTCGGGAACTACCTCAGCACGCTGCTCGTCACCGTGGTCGCCAAGATCACCACCAGGGGAGGCAAGGAAGGCTGGATCCCCGACAACCTCAACGTCGGCCACCTCGACTACTTCTTCTGGCTCCTCGCTGGCCTCAGCCTCGCCAACTTCGCCGTCTACCTCCTCATAGCGAGCTGGTACACCTACAAGAAGACCGCCGAATACCCGCCGCCTGATGCCGTCAAAGGATCGGCTTCTGCTGACGGTCATCAATACCCTCATGCCGTCAAAGGATCATCAGCTGGTGTGCATGATGAGTGA